ACTAACATGACGTCCACGAGTGGCGTTACGTTAATATTTGCTACAGGGCCTTCGCCCCCAGGTCCAGAAAGTGCCATTTACTTCTTAATCCTTTCTTCAACGCGTACTAAGCAAGGTTCTCGCCGACAACCACTAAGAATTCCTCCTGAAAGCGATCCATAGACTCTCGAGCTCTACGGATTGCTACCGTAAAGTAGTTGTAGGCGATAGCAGCAGGTATTGCCGCGCCAAGACCGATGGCGGTAGCAACGAGCGCCTCCGATATCCCAGGCGCTACGGCTTGGATGGTAGTAAGCTGGGAGTTCCCCAAACTGTGAAACGCATTCATGATACCCCAAACAGTACCAAATAATCCGATGAACGGGGCGGAACTGGCCGTAGTTGCCAGAAAGGTCACGCCTTGCTCTAACCGATGGCTTTGCTGAAGCCCAGCTCTTTCGACTGCCCTTTTGACCGGATCAAGGTCTTGTATCTCCACGAGGCGCCCTGTGGAATTCATTTTTTGGATAAGTTGGTTCAGTTCTCGAAAACCAGCGACAAAAAGCTGGGTAACGTATCCATCGAGTAGTCTTCTGGTTGAGCTGTTTGCGCGACCAATATCACGACTCTCCCAGAACACCTCTTGAAATTCCTCCGATTGACGAGTAGTTTTTCGAAATTGAAGTACCTTGCCAATGGTAATTGCCCAACTTAACAAGGATTGAATAATCAAAATAAATAGTACGGATTGTACAATGGGGCCTGAGCCCGCGACCATCTCGAACACTCCACCTGAGAGAATTCCCCCTTCAGCTTCCATACTTAGCTAACTCCGTATTAAACTCACCGATTTACTGCGTAAGAATAGACACAGTATGGCAAAATTCGCCAGAGAAGAGTATCTGATATGAAGCTTCTCTCGCCACTTCTCTGTACGTATCCTTCACACTGGGATACCGCCAAATTCCACGAAAATGGCTTTATTTCTCGTTCGAATCGCCCCAATGGAACGTGATAGCCTACTGACGAAGAAGTGTTGCCTTCAGTGGCAAACGCGATAATATTCGGGGGGTTCTTTTTTTGAGAGGAGATTACAGATGAAGATTGCAATTAATGGATTTGGGCGAATCGGGCGAATCGTTTTCAGACATTTTCTGAAAAACAAAGCAGATTTCCCGAACCTGGAGATTGTAGCCATTAACGACCTCACGAATGGAGAGACTCTTGCCCACCTCCTGCAATACGACTCGGTTCATGGGAAGCTCAATGAAAAGGTCTCTTATCAAGACAACAGCTTAACGATTGGGGGGAGTACGGTAACAATTCTCGCTGAACGGGACCCTGCGAGTCTCCCATGGAAAGCTCTCGGAGTTGATCTCGTACTCGAATGTACAGGAGTTTTCACGAAGCGAGACGCTGCTCAAAAGCATCTCGAAGCGGGGGCAAAAAAGGTGTTGATATCAGCACCGTCTCCAGACCCAGATTTGACCCTCGCTTACGGGGTAAATACCGAAAGTTATCTGGCATCAGAACATCAGATAATAAGTTGTGCTTCATGTACTACGAACTGTCTCGCCCCAGTGGCCAAGGTGATTGATGAGAACTTCGGGATTGTACGAGGCACCATGACCACGATTCATGCATATACAAACGATCAAAGAATCCTGGACCTTCCTCATAAAGATCTTCGGCGTGCTCGCGCGGCAGCACTCTCGCTGATTCCAACCTCAACTGGGGCTGCCAAGGCAGTAGGGCTTGTCTTACCCAACCTTAAGGGGAAAGTTGATGGTTTTGCGGTGCGAGTTCCTACACCAGATGCCTCGCTTGTGGATTTTGTCGTCGAAGTAAAAGACGGCGTAACGAAAGAAGCGGTAAACAGCGCCTTAAAAAAGGCGTCAGAGACTCAATTG
Above is a window of bacterium DNA encoding:
- a CDS encoding Tol-Pal system subunit TolQ; protein product: MEAEGGILSGGVFEMVAGSGPIVQSVLFILIIQSLLSWAITIGKVLQFRKTTRQSEEFQEVFWESRDIGRANSSTRRLLDGYVTQLFVAGFRELNQLIQKMNSTGRLVEIQDLDPVKRAVERAGLQQSHRLEQGVTFLATTASSAPFIGLFGTVWGIMNAFHSLGNSQLTTIQAVAPGISEALVATAIGLGAAIPAAIAYNYFTVAIRRARESMDRFQEEFLVVVGENLA
- the gap gene encoding type I glyceraldehyde-3-phosphate dehydrogenase — translated: MKIAINGFGRIGRIVFRHFLKNKADFPNLEIVAINDLTNGETLAHLLQYDSVHGKLNEKVSYQDNSLTIGGSTVTILAERDPASLPWKALGVDLVLECTGVFTKRDAAQKHLEAGAKKVLISAPSPDPDLTLAYGVNTESYLASEHQIISCASCTTNCLAPVAKVIDENFGIVRGTMTTIHAYTNDQRILDLPHKDLRRARAAALSLIPTSTGAAKAVGLVLPNLKGKVDGFAVRVPTPDASLVDFVVEVKDGVTKEAVNSALKKASETQLKGVLGYSDEPLVSVDYIGNTNSSIVDGISTMVIEDTLVKVVAWYDNEMGFSARMMDVSRLISEKGL